The Bernardetia litoralis DSM 6794 genome includes a window with the following:
- a CDS encoding FAD:protein FMN transferase, whose product MEKKYYLRNAIYGGILILLMFLVYKLRDTENTNDHQTYQVYGKTQGTTYTVKYLAEKGNNYQMAIDSVLVAFSQSLSTYIPDAEISIFNQMENTDSAIVFQNELFYPVLQTSKEIFELSQGAFDPTLAPVIRVWGFGEMEEPEKIPSDKIDSLLEFVGFDKYIVFDKTSLKKTKKYIQLNFNAIAQGYAVDVVALFLEAKNIKNYMVEIGGEVRANGKGTDGTGWKIGIDKPIEEQKDNQNTQRQLQAIVTLNNKSLVTSGNYRKFYIREGKKYPHTINPKTGYPVTHTLLSATILANDAITADALGTACMVLGKDKALEMIEKLENTEVFLIYDENGITKTTMTKGFEEFIQKIE is encoded by the coding sequence ATGGAAAAAAAATACTATTTACGAAATGCAATTTATGGAGGCATACTTATTTTATTAATGTTTTTGGTGTACAAACTCCGAGATACAGAAAATACAAATGACCACCAAACTTATCAAGTTTATGGAAAAACACAAGGAACAACTTATACTGTAAAGTATTTGGCTGAGAAAGGAAATAATTATCAAATGGCTATTGATTCAGTTTTGGTGGCTTTTAGTCAGAGTCTGTCCACGTATATTCCAGATGCTGAAATTTCAATCTTTAATCAAATGGAAAATACTGATAGCGCAATTGTTTTTCAAAATGAATTATTTTATCCTGTTTTACAAACAAGTAAAGAAATTTTTGAGCTTAGTCAAGGAGCTTTTGATCCAACTCTTGCGCCTGTTATTCGTGTTTGGGGATTTGGCGAAATGGAAGAGCCTGAAAAAATTCCCTCAGATAAAATTGATTCTTTATTAGAATTTGTAGGCTTTGATAAATATATTGTTTTTGATAAAACATCACTCAAAAAAACAAAAAAATATATTCAACTTAATTTTAATGCGATTGCTCAAGGGTATGCTGTCGATGTGGTAGCTCTTTTTTTAGAAGCCAAAAATATCAAAAATTATATGGTAGAAATTGGTGGAGAAGTCAGAGCAAACGGAAAAGGAACAGATGGAACAGGCTGGAAAATAGGAATTGATAAGCCAATAGAAGAACAAAAAGATAATCAAAATACACAAAGACAACTTCAAGCTATTGTTACCTTGAATAATAAATCGCTCGTTACTTCGGGCAATTATCGCAAGTTTTATATCAGAGAAGGTAAAAAATATCCTCATACCATTAATCCCAAAACAGGTTATCCAGTTACACATACCCTTTTGAGCGCAACCATTTTGGCAAATGATGCAATTACAGCCGATGCTTTGGGAACAGCTTGTATGGTTTTGGGAAAAGATAAAGCCTTAGAAATGATTGAAAAACTAGAAAATACAGAAGTGTTTTTGATTTATGATGAAAATGGAATTACCAAAACAACAATGACTAAAGGATTTGAAGAATTTATTCAAAAAATAGAATAA